The DNA sequence TGGGTCATTGGTACAATGGTTCTGAGTATGTGACACTGGACTTGAGATGTTGAGAATGTTGTTAAGGGAAGGATGCTGGTAGAGAGAAGATGTAAGGGTGCAGGCAAAGAAAACAACTTGTGCAAGAGCCTCCCCCAAgagtgggagtggggtggaggaGAAAAAGAGCAGGGCTTGTTAACAAAGAGAATGTCCCAGAAGAGGTGAGTCCAGATTGGAGAGGTATGCAGGGGTTAGACCATGTAGGGCTAAGTCGGCCACAATTCCAATTTTGAGGGTGAGGAACATGGTTTTTTATTCACTAGTGTTTCCTTAGTGCCTAGTAGACTAGTGGCGCTCAACATTTGGTGAAAGATTTTATCCTAAAAATTATAGGAACTCAGTTTTATGCAGAGAAGTGAAATAATGAtatctttctcatcttcatcacatataaaatgagaataacggTCATTGTGGTGAACATTctgtaaagcaaaaataaaattctaagccctgcccccaacccccaccatctgaatggacttcctcTTCAGCCagggctcttttaaaatttaacggAGTGACTGTTTCAGGGcatgatgggaagtgggggttgaacatgcctcattatacctctccagcgataacatcaacacagactttaaatttgataagaaacattttacaacccattctctctgaagcctagGATTTGAAGGTTTCCTCTGCAAATAAGAACTTGTGTCTCCACAATCCTtcatcttaacccagacattcctttctattgatctcAGGTCTTTAGagaaactcaaccaattgtcaaccagaaaaattgaaaacctaCCTATAAGCTGGAAGCCCCCCCACCGCctcactttgagttgtcccgcctttgtGTTGTCCCACAAAccaatgtctttctttctttctctccctcccctcccctcccttcccttccttttttcctcctttccttctttctttctttccttctttctgttagGAACAACGCCCAAAATCCTAAGGAAAACTGAACACTCGAACAAAGGATtcttagcaaagcaattttacttcCGTGAGAGGGGTGTCTGTTTGGCCAGTCGCcatgagagcacacctgaacaaaggggCACGAGAGCCTTTATTCCTGACGCAAGTCCTGCGGGTCATGCAATCTAAACTAATCCCGGTTGGCTAAACACTTGAATTTTTTAGATAAGGTGGACACTTAAAAGAAagtggagaggaaggggaaggggtgcCTGTAATGAACTACAAAGTTAGTCCTCTTTCCAAATAAAgaaaggaatgtgagctggtaCTGATAACGCCTGGTACTGTGGCGTGCCTGGGCATCTAAcgaaggcaaaaaggaaaaaaaaaaaaaaaaaaggagaaaaaggggaaaaaaggtgtgtgtgtgtggtactatgaattaaagaataaaagattgatctaattatttgaagagaaacctcatcatatcccacatttctttctttctttttctttttattgagacggagtttcgctcttgtagccccggctggcgtgcaatggcgctgcaacctccgcctcacgggttcgaacgattctcctgtctcaggctccggtgtagctgggattacaggtacccaccactacggctaatttttgtatttttagtagagatggggtttcaccatgttggccaggccggtctcaaactcctgacctaagttgatccatccgcctcggcctcccaaagtgctaggattacaggcgtgagccacaacgcccggccCAACCAGTGTATTCCTTGAATGAATTGGATTGAAGTCTCGTATCTccctaaaatatgtaaaaccaagctgtactggaccatcttgggcacatgttctcaggacctcccgagggctgtgtcatgggccatggtcactcatatttggctcagaataagtctcttcaaatattttacagagtttgactcttcgTTGACAATTCAATGACGCTTCAAGTGTTTCTGGCAGCTCTTATCAGTGGGATCCGCATCAATGGTGAAATGGGATCGTGGCGCTTCCCGGAGTTCAGGGTTGTTTTGAACGTTCATCTAGAGCGCATTGTGGGTGGGGAAGTTGTGTTTGCTGAGTAGATTGTGACACCGCTGGCTTGGGGCACTCGAGGTAAGGGATGAGtgactttttttccctaaaattgaTAAGACAAATCAATCAGAGGCGGAGCGCCGCCTCTGGCTCTGGTCTGGTGGTGCAGCGTCTCTAGCCCTCACTCCGCCCACCGTCCCCGCGCAGCGTCCACTCGCCGAGCCCCGCCCTCACCCAGCACCCACCCCGTTCTTGGCGCCTTCCCCTCCTGGTCCTGCCCTGTGCTGAGTCTGCGCAGTCGGTGCCATCGTCTACGCCCCTGGGAGCGTTGTGGCGGCTGTTTCCTGCGGCGTTCCTCTTCCTGCTCCACCATGTGGAGCCGACGGCAGGGCCGCCTTAGGCCCACGGTCTGCGGGGTGGAGGAGCTACGGCGCCGCCGGCGGGAGCAGGAGGCAGGTGTGGGCGCCCGAGGGAGCGCGGGGGCATATGGCGGTCGGAGATAGGTTGAGACCTGAGGCTTGGAGCCGCGGGATCTGGGTTCCGGTCGTCCTTCCCACGCTCAGCCGACTTCTCTGTCCCCAGCACTGCGGAAGGCGCGGAGGGAGCAGCAGCTGGTCAGCAAGAGGCTGCTGAGAGAAGACGCCCCAGAGGAAGCTGGAGAGGGATGTGTGGCTGCGATCCTCGGCGAAGCCGAGGTGAGGGGGCAAGGCAAGGTGCGCTGGAGTCCACGCCGCTGGCGCCAGACTCCCGGGAGTACTCGAGGTCTGCCCCAAACCTGAACGCAATCCACTCTACACTTCCATGCATCCAGTGGGTCAAGCCAGAAACAGGGGAATCATCCTGCACAACTCTTTGACCCTCAACCTCATATCAGTCCATCATCAAGTCCTAGTTGTTTACCTCCTGAAGAGCTTTGGAGTCTTTACATGCCTCACCATCGAAGCTGCCACCACTACCACCTCTCTGGATGCTACTGCAGTCTCCTAAAAGGTCACCCTGCATCTATGCTTGTTGCCGTCAATACGTCCTTTAAAAACACATGGAGACCAAAATATTTCCTGTGCCCTGCAAATCATAGCATGGTCTAGCCTCTTCCTAACTCTAAttttatcagttttctcatcctaGCCACTGTCCCCTTTTCAGTTCTTGCAATGATATATCGGACCCTTGTGTCTCAAGCCCTTGGCATTCGCTACGTCTAATGTGGGTTTCTTTTGGTATTCTGTCTTGAGagccttttttttgtttattttgtttttttgagacagagtgtcgccaagctggagtgcagtggcatgatctcggctcactgcaacatccgcctcccgggttcaagcgattctcctgcctcagcctcctgagtagctgggattacaggcgcgcgccaccacacctggctaatttttgtatttttagtagaggcggggtttcaccatgtttgtcaggctggtctcgaacacctgacctcgttatccacccgcctccgccttccaaagtgctgggattacaggcgtgagccactgtgcccggccgcctACTTGTTTCTTGTAAAATATTAATCATTATCTAGTGGCttgtttattgttatttctcCAACTAGACTTTAATTGCAGGAAAACCTAGATCCTGTGTTATTTGTTATCATTGAAAACCCGGTTGCCTGCACATTATCTGGCATGTAGTTAAGTgcttagtatttattgaatgagtgaatgaaaggaTTTATTCAGCAAGCATTGAGTATCCCCTATGTTTGTATTATGTTTACATACATAGTTTATCGTACAAACTATGTTGACATATATATTGTCAACTTATTTCTAAGTTGTACTATTCCATTGTGTGCTTACTTTATGCCAGGACACTGTGCTGGTCACTGAGGTACACAAAGATGAAGTCCCTTTCTTTGAGGTGCTCACAGCCCAGTGAAGAAGACCTGTCATAAGGGAAGGAAACATGAGGAACAAGAGAAACTCCGAAGTCTCTCAAAAAGAGCTGACTTCCCAGAGGGAATGAGGAGCAGAAATCTGAAAAGAGTGGGAAGCTGGAGAGGGTGTGCAGGCAGAAGGAATAGCATGTGCAGAAGCTCggaagtgttaaaaaaaaaaaaaaaaaaaaaagctaacgtTGTGCTAGTTGTTGTTAGAGTGTAGGTTGCGTGGGGAGAATGGCTGGAGGAGTAGGTCTTGCCAGGCTGAGAGGTTTAAATATCCTTGAAAGAACCTTGTATGAAGGCAGGGTTTATACTGTTATTCTcattttcaggtgaggaaacttAGGTTCAGGTCCCATGTGGAGTGAGTGGCAGGTATGGTGTTAGAACTCAGTTCTGATTCTCTGTCCACTCCATTGCAAGGTAGATGCTTATTAGTTGCATTAGTGTGAATGACAAGTTCTGGAGGTGGTGTGATATTGGAAGGCTCACAGGTGAAGTGGGCAGAGAGAAACTTAGAACTTGCTTTCTGGGAACTATGTGCTCTCCTTTCCCTGCCCTGAACTCCAGGTGCAGCAGTTCCTGCGGCAAGCCCAGCGGGGtacagaagaaaaggagagagagggggcTCTGGTTAGCCTTCGTCGAGGCTTGCAGCACCCTGAAACGCAGCAAACCTTCATCCAGTCAGTGTGGgtggtgtgggggaggggggagctgGGGCTCTGAGGGATGGGCCACAAGCTAAGCAGGGCTCTGGTACTCATTCAtgtaggctggagggcagcatgCGGACCCTGGTCGGGCTCCTGACCAGCAACCAGGCTCTGCTGCAGCTTGAGGCGGCTCGGTGCCTGCATGAGCTTTCTCACTCTGAGcagtccaccattgctgaggcctgCCTGCCAGCTACTTCCTACCTCCTCACCTACCTCTCCGGTCACAGCTCAGACTTCATAGTAAGCCCTGTCCCCTTCCTATCTTGTTCTtggtttagattttaaaattgtgCTTTTGGGACCAGTTTGAGCTGGTAAGTAGGAGGAAGAAAACATACTTGCCCTTATGCCTACAGCCATGCCTACACCCATCATCTCCCCACCCTCTTGTGAGCCTCAAGGATAGTTGCTCCAGTGTCCCCatcacctcccctccccatctccccacacccagcctggcaTGAAACAGGCCAAGcccattgcttttgttgcctgttctCAGGAGCTGTGTCTGTATACACTGGGTAACCTGATCGTGGAGAGTGAGGCTGTGAGAAGGCAGCTCCTGCCACAGGGCATTGTTCCAGCCTTGGCTGCCTGCATCCAGGtgactcctttcttcctccctgggCAACCCTTCCTTTGCTCCTCCCCACATGCTCCATCTACTTTGGTTAGGTAGCTGCAGCCTCTGCTCTGTGCCAAGGGGCTGAAAGTCTCTGAAGACCTTATGACCCAGCTTCCAGTCAGATCCTTACCCTGTCTACTTTCAGTCCCCCCATGTGGCTGTGCTGGAAGCTCTCGGATATGCCTTGTCCCAGCTTCTACAGGCTAAGGAAGCTCCAGAGAAGATCATTCCGTGAGTAAAATTGTCTTTAGATGTGCAGCCAGAGGTGACCCACTCAGTAGTATAGCTCCTGGATGCCTGAATGATTTCCAAAGCtgttgcacatttttttttttttttttttttttttttttttttttttgagatggagtctcgctctgcggcctgggctggagtgcagtggccagatctcagctcacttcagctcactgcaagctccgcctcccgggttcacgccattctcctgcctcagcctcccgagtagctgggactacaggcgcccgccaccacgcccggctagttttttttttttgtattttttagtagagatggggtttcaccgtgttagccaggatagtctcgatctcctgacctcgtgatccacccgtctcggcctcccaaagtgctgttgcACATTTTAACTTCATGTGTCTGGCTAGGAAGGGCTTTGGGTTTGGACACTTTCCCATCTGGGCAGGGCTTTGGGTCTGGACACTTTCCTACCTGCTATCAGCGTTTGGTAAGAGCCACTGGCATCTTCGTGGTTCCTACTCACAGCCCTGCTTCTGCCAGCAGCTCCATCTTGGCCTCCACTCTCCCTCAGCACATGCTACAAATGTTGCAACCTGGCCCAAAGCTGAACCCTGGGGTCGCTGTGGAGTTTGCCTGGTGCCTTCATTACATCATCTGCAGGTAACATAGGGCAATTGGGGAAGTACCACAGATCTTCCCTGGGGCTCCCTTTCATGACATTCAACTGTTTGAACTTGGGTCTGGAATTGCTATAGTGAGTTTTCCTCCCTCCACTGTCCTCTCTTTTTGGAGTCCAGGAGACCCACAGACcttagctgttttttgttttgttttgtttttaggacagagtcttgctctgtcacccaggctggatggagtgcagtggtgcaatctcagctcactgcaacctctgcctcccgggttcaagcgattctcctgcctcagcctcctgagtagctgggactacaggtgcgtgccaccatgcctggctaatttttgtatttctaatagagacggggtttcgccatgttggccaggctggtctcgaactcctgacctcagatgatccacccgcctcggcctcccaaagtgctgggattacaggcatgagccaccacgcccaactgcTTCACTTCTTAAAGGTGGAATTGACTATATACATAGTGACTGCTTGCTTCCTGTTTCCCAGCCAGGTCAGCAATCCTCTGCTCATTGGCCATGGGGCTCTGTCTACTCTGGGGTTGCTGCTGTTGGACTTGGCTGGGGCTGTCCAGAGAACTGAGGATGCAGGACTGGAGCTGGTAGGTGAAGAGGTCAGGTGAAATTCTGGGAGATGTTTCCTGATACTCTGGAATGCAGGTAACCTCTTCCTTCTTACACCTGACCCCCCAATTTGTCTTTGCAGCTGGCATGCCCTGTGCTTCGATGTCTAAGCAACCTGCTAACTGAGGCAGCAGTGGAGACTGTGGGAGGGCAAATGCAGCTCAGAGATGAGCGTGTTGTGGCAGCCTTATTTATCCTGCTGCAGTTCTTTTTCCAGAAACAGCCCAGTCTACTCCCTGAGGGCCTCTGGCTCCTCAACAACCTCACTGGTATGCACCATAATCTGCCCAGGCCTGGACATTTGGATAATGGGGATATTTCCTCATGGcctaggctgaggtgggtagtatcggcaggggtggtggggggaagCAGTTTTTTACCCTGGTACTTCTCTTCCAGCAAACAGTCCTAGTTTCTGTACCTCCTTGCTCTCCCTGGATCTGATTAAGCCCCTCTTGCAGCTGTTGCCAGTATCTAATGTGGTGAGCGTAATGGTATGTATTGGGGTCACTTGAATACAAGATCTGGTAGTTGGATTGTATGGGACAGCAGTCCTGAGCCCTCAGATGTACCCTTAGTTGAGAGCCAGCAGGTGGTGGTGTGTGGCCTCAGGGCCCAACCAGTTTAGGTATGTGTCCCTTTAACTGGATTATTTATCCTTGGACAAATCACCTAACCACCTTAAACTTCAGCCTCCTCACTTACAATTGGGGATAATCTTGCATCATAGGGTAGTTGTAGGAGTATGAGAACATGCATGTAGAAGAGCTTGGCATGGTGCCTGGGCATGTGGCCACCATGTCATGTATTTTAGGTATTGTTAATGATCGTTGTTTCATTCTTTGTAGacctatgtatgtatctatctgcAGGTGCTCACAGTTTTGTGCAATGTTGCAGAGAAGGGTCCTGCTTACTGCCAGCGGCTGTGGCCAGGGCCCCTGCTTCCCGCCTTGCTGCACACACTAGCCTTTTCTGACACTGAAGTAGTAGGCCAGAGTTTGGAGCTGCTGCATCTGCTGTTCCTGTATCAGCCAGAGGTATAGGTTTCTGGCCCACGTCCTCAGTCACCCCTGTTCTGAAGCCACACAGTAGCTCCCTTCCCGTCCAGTCCTAACTATAGTTGTTTCTCTGGGCCTGGCTAACCTATATAGGTTCCATGTCAGAACCTTCATCCTTTTGAGGGGGAATGCACCCTCTAAAGTGGGCTGACCCATGAGGCTGTGGGAATTGAGTCTTAGGACACAGATGAGGTATGTTGAATTTTCTTCCCTCCCCCTAGGCTGTTCAGGTCTTCCTGCAGCAGTCAGGGCTGCAGGCCTTGGAAAGGCATCAGGAAGAGGCCCAGCTCCAAGATCGCGTGTATGCTCTCCAGCAGACAGCTCTTCAAGGGTGATGTCGTTTCTCAATGTCACTCATTCCCCCTCTCTTAACATCAAGCTTCTTTGTCCAGTAGAGTCTTCGGAGACAGCAGAGCCTTTGGAGATTTAGGACCATAATGATGTCTCATGTTCTCTGCTCCCATACCTAAGCCAAGACCTTTGggtcccagctcctcctcttTCACTTAGCACTATCTAGGCAGGAGGACCAAAAGGGACTGTTTGGTCTACTTATTCTGGGGCCCTAGaatccctgcctcccacccttcATTTTTGCTTCAGCAGCTGGTAGCTTTTGATGAGacagaataaagttttatttttatattaagctACTTTGCCTCAGTGGTTACATAGTAAGGGGTAGAGGGGTAGATGAGGACAAGAACACCCTGAGAAAGTATTTTACAGCACAAGCTTTATGAGGAATAGGAGaacacatttttttcacattataCTAAGTCCAGCAGAGCCCAGGCTCTGGGGCTGTTGCTCTTAATCCTCAGTGGAGGCTTCAGGCTTTACCACTTAGCACGTTCTCCAGGGCTCTGGTTACCTGATCAGCACTGAAGTTGTTCAAAGGGACATTCTTCTCTTGGCCAAATgctgaggagaaagagggaggtgtCTTTATTTATTCTGCACTGTGGAGGCTACCGAAGTAAAATAAAAGATCTTGTCTTTATCTTACAGTTTTGTTAAGATGGGAAGAGTATTAAAGAGATATGATCAAAATACATTTGGTATGCCTAGAATTAATACAATAGGTCTCAAACACATCTAAGAAGCCCAAGTCCAAATAGAATTTTGGCTGATTCTGGATGGCCACAATGGGTTGTTTCAGGGAAGCTTTCAGGGGGTACTGTAGGCATTTATTACTAACTACTATGAGCAATGTATTGATGCAATACCTTGGCTgggtgccctttttttttttttttttttttgagatggagtctcgctctgtcactcaggcggAAATGTAggggcgcgatctccactcactgcaacctctacctcctgggttcaagcaattctcctgcctcagcctcctgagtagctgggattacaggcacccaccaccacgcccggctaatttttatatatatatatatatttttttttttgagacggagtctcgctctgtcacccaggctgcagtgctgtggccggatctcagctcactgcaagctccgcctcccgggttcacaccattctcctgtctcagcctcccgggtagctgggactacaggcgccaccacgtcgcccggctagttttttgtagtttttagtagagacggggtttcaccgtgttagccaggatggtctcgatctcctgacctcgtgatccgcccgtctcagcctcccaaagtgctgggattacaggcttgagccaccgcgcccggccttaatttttatatttttaatagaaacggggttttaccatattggccaggctggtctcgaactcctgacctcaggtgattcacctgcttcagcctcccaaagtgctgggattacaggcaagagccaccgtgctcggctggATACCCATTCTCTAGGCTCCCATAGGCTATCTAACATAATACCCAGCACAATACACCAAAGTTACTCGTGTCTCTCTCCTCCTGTAGTCTACTGGCTTTTGGAAGGAGAAGCTTTTTTCCTCCTCCAATGATTAGTGCATGTCTAATGTCTACTGTGTCACACAGATGTCTACTGTGAGAACCAATCTGCTTAAGGTGGTcactctcctccacctcctcccgaCATTCCCAGGGCACCATGTAGTTAAAAGCTGTGATTAAAATCCTGTTATTcagtatgtataaatatttattgcatacctACAATGTGTTAGGCCAACATGATAGGAAAATTTCATTTTGCAATACACTGCCATGCCAGTCTTAGAGGGGTAAATGCATTCTAAGAAAGGGGAACAAATGTAAAGGCTCAATCCTGTTATACCCCAGCTGCAACACTTTAGATATGTTCCACAAAGTTTTGATTCCATTTTCTaatctctacaatgagaaaaGAAGAACACGCTTCCTCCTAACTaatgaaggttaaatgagttaGGCAGGGAAGCACTCAGCACAGGACCCAGCTCTGCATGCTCCAAATTAACTGAGATTCTCACACACTGCCTGGACTGACACTGGCTACACGTCACTTGGAGAAACTATATTGACTAGCTTCTCTCCTATCTGAAGCCCATTCTTAACTACAAAAACGTCAGTTCCTGATCCCTACGCAGGATTCGGTCAGCCTCCACACTTACGTTGCCCGAATTACAACGCATTATATAACCCTGCGAATATAAATTTATTCATGGAAACAAGATCAACAGCAAGGCTAAAGTCCGAGTTCTAGTTTCTCTACGGGTTTCTACATGACCTTGGGCGGTCCCTTCTCAAACCCTTGTTCCCCTACCGGAGCCCCAGGCTCCTGGCGTCCCGCACTCACCGTAGCGGGCCCAGAGCTTGGGCTGCACATCGGAGCATTCGCGGATTAGGATGGGTAGGTCGGGATTCGCCTTCTTTAGCTCCACATAGCGTTTCTCAATGAAGTCCCTGCGGGGCCGGAGAGAGCGCCGCGCGTGCTGTGGGCGCCGGCTTCCCTCAACTTCAGGGAGGTCGAGGTCGTGACCTCGGCGTCCCGAAGCCCGCCCGCCTCACCACGCCGCGCCTCACCTGACGCCCTGGCTGCCGGGCGAGCGCTGACATAAGTGGATGCGAATCTCACGCAGGCCCAGCTTTGCCCCGATTCCTCGACTCGCTGCGGCCGCCGCCATCTTGGCTAATCCCGAAGTCCCCAGTTCCAGGTCTTCGGGCCAAGTTCTGCGGTCTGACCAATCGCGGACCCTCCAGCCTAGGCCTTAGGCCTGATGACGCAGGGGCGGGGTAAAGCTTGGCCAATGATATAAAAGTATTGTAGGCCCGCTGCGAGGTCAATTTCTTTGCGATCGGGGTTGGTCAGAGGGAAAAACAGGAAGCGGAAAGGCTGCGAACGCAAAGCAGTGTGGGTTGATTCTGAGGTGTACTGTGGGAAAGGGCTTGTTGCTGCGGTGTTGCTGTTGGAGACTTGATTGTTGGTGACAGCGAAACAACGATAACAAAATGCCGGAGCGAGATAGTAAGGCTCAGGCCATCCTTTATTTCTTCCCCATGGCACTTGGGGCATTTGGCGCATTATTGTAGCTTCTGAGCTTACGCcgggtgtgtgtatgtatgtgtgacgCTTGAGCCCGGCGAAGCCGTAGGGTCATAAATGAAGCCGACAGCTCCAAACTCCGGCCCCAGTCCTCACTCCTACTCCAAGTGATGATGGGCAGCTTTTGTCTGTGGATCGCTTTCCCCCAGTACTGTCCCATATTGTTGCGCGTATTCATCTTTTACGTAGTATTTTAGACGTGATTTTCCGGAAGTCTTCTCTCTTCCAGCGCAGGATTAGGGTCCTTTGCTTTGTGCTCCCACAGCTTCTTGTAGTTTCCCATTTCAGCACTTATTTCATTGTGTTGACACTGCCGCtgttcttccttttgttctgTATTGTTCACTACTATATCTCAAATTTTTGCATAGGAACTGACACAGAAGAGCCTGATTAAATTAACGTCAATTCTTTTTGTCAGGTGAGCCGTTCTCCAACCCTTTGGCGCCCGATGGCCACGATGTGGATGATCCTCATTCCTTCCACCAGTGAGTATTTTGTGCTAGGACCATGGAAATGAGTTGGGCGATGAATAgagaggtggtggtgatggtcaaAGAATTCTGAATGTCTTGTCATCAAGGATGGTCAAAATTTATACCCGCTGGCCCTTTATCTCTGTGAGCCTTAATTGGATCAGGCCAAGTGCATAAGGGTATTAGAAGGGAAATTCCTGCAGGAAAGGtgttaaggttttttgttttttttaaaaaatacgtgTTGTGTAATTACATATTATGTAGGAATTACTTCTTCCgatagaaaattaaaacataggaaataagggtaaaatcatctttttttgttttttttttttttttgagactgagttttgctcttgtcgctcaggctggaatgcaatggcgcgatctcggctcatgacaacctctgcctcccgggttcaagcaattctgccttagcctcccgagtagctgggattacaggcatgttccaccacgcccggctaattttgtatttttagtagagatggggtttctccatgttgatcaggctggtcttgaaatcccgacctcaggtgatccacctgcctctgcctcccaaagtggtgggattacaggcgtgagccaccgtgcccggcccatcttTGATAACATCCCCAATTCATGTTTGGTAAAATCATCTTTGATAACATCCCCAATTccaatccatttctttttttttttctttttcttttttttttgagacgtagtctcactctgttgcccaggctgaagtggagtgatgcaatctcggctcactgcaacctctgccttctgagttcaagtgattatcctgcctcagcctcccaagtagctgggactacaggcatatgccaccacgcactactgattcttctttttttttttttttttttttgtatttttagtagagacagggtttcactatgttcgtcaggctggtcttgaactcctggcctgaagtgatccacccgcctcggcctcccaaactgctgggattgcaggcatgagccaccatgcccagcctcagtccTTTTCTTAGAAGTAACCACAGTTACctttttttgtgtatcttttcctcctgttgcccaggctggagttcaatggcactatttctgctcactgcaacctttacctcccaggctcaagcaagtcttctgcctcagtttccccagaagctgggattacaggcgtgcaccaccatgcttggctaatttttgtcttattagtagagacagggtttcaccatgttggccaggctggtcttggcctcctga is a window from the Rhinopithecus roxellana isolate Shanxi Qingling chromosome 3, ASM756505v1, whole genome shotgun sequence genome containing:
- the TMCO6 gene encoding transmembrane and coiled-coil domain-containing protein 6 isoform X1; translation: MWSRRQGRLRPTVCGVEELRRRRREQEAALRKARREQQLVSKRLLREDAPEEAGEGCVAAILGEAEVRGQGKVQQFLRQAQRGTEEKEREGALVSLRRGLQHPETQQTFIQLEGSMRTLVGLLTSNQALLQLEAARCLHELSHSEQSTIAEACLPATSYLLTYLSGHSSDFIELCLYTLGNLIVESEAVRRQLLPQGIVPALAACIQSPHVAVLEALGYALSQLLQAKEAPEKIIPSSILASTLPQHMLQMLQPGPKLNPGVAVEFAWCLHYIICSQVSNPLLIGHGALSTLGLLLLDLAGAVQRTEDAGLELLACPVLRCLSNLLTEAAVETVGGQMQLRDERVVAALFILLQFFFQKQPSLLPEGLWLLNNLTANSPSFCTSLLSLDLIKPLLQLLPVSNVVSVMVLTVLCNVAEKGPAYCQRLWPGPLLPALLHTLAFSDTEVVGQSLELLHLLFLYQPEAVQVFLQQSGLQALERHQEEAQLQDRVYALQQTALQG
- the TMCO6 gene encoding transmembrane and coiled-coil domain-containing protein 6 isoform X2, with the translated sequence MWSRRQGRLRPTVCGVEELRRRRREQEAALRKARREQQLVSKRLLREDAPEEAGEGCVAAILGEAEVRGQGKVQQFLRQAQRGTEEKEREGALVSLRRGLQHPETQQTFIQLEGSMRTLVGLLTSNQALLQLEAARCLHELSHSEQSTIAEACLPATSYLLTYLSGHSSDFIELCLYTLGNLIVESEAVRRQLLPQGIVPALAACIQSPHVAVLEALGYALSQLLQAKEAPEKIIPSILASTLPQHMLQMLQPGPKLNPGVAVEFAWCLHYIICSQVSNPLLIGHGALSTLGLLLLDLAGAVQRTEDAGLELLACPVLRCLSNLLTEAAVETVGGQMQLRDERVVAALFILLQFFFQKQPSLLPEGLWLLNNLTANSPSFCTSLLSLDLIKPLLQLLPVSNVVSVMVLTVLCNVAEKGPAYCQRLWPGPLLPALLHTLAFSDTEVVGQSLELLHLLFLYQPEAVQVFLQQSGLQALERHQEEAQLQDRVYALQQTALQG
- the TMCO6 gene encoding transmembrane and coiled-coil domain-containing protein 6 isoform X4: MWSRRQGRLRPTVCGVEELRRRRREQEAALRKARREQQLVSKRLLREDAPEEAGEGCVAAILGEAEVQQFLRQAQRGTEEKEREGALVSLRRGLQHPETQQTFIQLEGSMRTLVGLLTSNQALLQLEAARCLHELSHSEQSTIAEACLPATSYLLTYLSGHSSDFIELCLYTLGNLIVESEAVRRQLLPQGIVPALAACIQSPHVAVLEALGYALSQLLQAKEAPEKIIPSILASTLPQHMLQMLQPGPKLNPGVAVEFAWCLHYIICSQVSNPLLIGHGALSTLGLLLLDLAGAVQRTEDAGLELLACPVLRCLSNLLTEAAVETVGGQMQLRDERVVAALFILLQFFFQKQPSLLPEGLWLLNNLTANSPSFCTSLLSLDLIKPLLQLLPVSNVVSVMVLTVLCNVAEKGPAYCQRLWPGPLLPALLHTLAFSDTEVVGQSLELLHLLFLYQPEAVQVFLQQSGLQALERHQEEAQLQDRVYALQQTALQG
- the TMCO6 gene encoding transmembrane and coiled-coil domain-containing protein 6 isoform X5; this translates as MWSRRQGRLRPTVCGVEELRRRRREQEAALRKARREQQLVSKRLLREDAPEEAGEGCVAAILGEAEELCLYTLGNLIVESEAVRRQLLPQGIVPALAACIQSPHVAVLEALGYALSQLLQAKEAPEKIIPSSILASTLPQHMLQMLQPGPKLNPGVAVEFAWCLHYIICSQVSNPLLIGHGALSTLGLLLLDLAGAVQRTEDAGLELLACPVLRCLSNLLTEAAVETVGGQMQLRDERVVAALFILLQFFFQKQPSLLPEGLWLLNNLTANSPSFCTSLLSLDLIKPLLQLLPVSNVVSVMVLTVLCNVAEKGPAYCQRLWPGPLLPALLHTLAFSDTEVVGQSLELLHLLFLYQPEAVQVFLQQSGLQALERHQEEAQLQDRVYALQQTALQG